A region from the Pelobates fuscus isolate aPelFus1 chromosome 3, aPelFus1.pri, whole genome shotgun sequence genome encodes:
- the LOC134602095 gene encoding variant surface antigen F-like → MWYSDSTPTPKPSMGYINSIPTPKPSMGYSDSTPTPKPSIGYINSIPTRKPSIGYSDSNHTPKPSMGYSDSTPTPKPSMGYINSIPTPKPSMGYINSIPTPIPSMGYSDSTPTPKPSMGYINSVKK, encoded by the coding sequence ATGTGGTATTCTGACAGTACTCCTACACCCAAACCAAGCATGGGGTATATCAACAGTATTCCTACACCCAAACCAAGCATGGGGTATTCTGACAGTACTCCTACACCCAAACCAAGCATAGGGTATATCAACAGTATTCCTACACGCAAACCAAGCATAGGGTATTCTGACAGTAATCATACACCCAAACCAAGCATGGGGTATTCTGACAGTACTCCTACACCCAAACCAAGCATGGGGTATATCAACAGTATTCCTACACCCAAACCAAGCATGGGGTATATCAACAGTATTCCTACACCCATACCAAGCATGGGGTATTCTGACAGTACTCCTACACCCAAACCAAGCATGGGGTATATCaacagtgtgaagaaatga